The Juglans microcarpa x Juglans regia isolate MS1-56 chromosome 2D, Jm3101_v1.0, whole genome shotgun sequence DNA window TAGGCATAGAAAGATTAAAACTACTTTTTTAAGCAACTTGAAAggtttaattttaatatcaagggGTATACTTcagtggttttgtttttgtgtatatatatttccatCCAAATTAATGGTGGTTTTTTTACAGAAATGGTAAACTGAAGTTGAAATTTTATAATGAGTTCCGAGTGATCAGTTGCACTGAATCAAACAAAATTGCCATATATTAATTGTtagcaattaattaataatcatattaaacttgccgagaaaaaaaaatgaatgatcatattataagatcgtcttattaattaatacttTCTGAAATTTCTAGTTTACATGATTAACACTTCAATCCATTGCCTTGCTCTTTCTCCCGCTCCCCTCAAGAAAGTCAACCATCGTTTCTTTGGTTTTAGTTGGCTATGGGGAGGAGTCCCTGCATGGTCTCCTCCCTGGGACTCATCTCCTCCAAGGCACGCATGCATTCACATCCCATTGAATTTGGCGTATAtatgcgctctctctctctctctctctctctctctctctctctctctctttttttttttttttctttttctgcttgTGAGAATAGTTAAGTGTTATAATCTTATATTGTCAGAGAATGTCTCTTGTATAACCTTTGGCTCCCATATATAGGCAACCTTGTATAGCATATTCATTGTGTGATTAATAAACCATATTGATTTctacatgttatcaaaatagaAGTCGGTCATActtctctctcaatctcaaaagctaGTTCAAAGAGTGAGAGTTTTTCTTATACTTATAAAGTGACCACCAGCCCATTCCACAACCGATGTAAGATAAtcccaacaatctccccctcATACATTGGGCTCTGGGTAGGAGTAAAGACAATCCGTTTTCCAGTGAACTGTTGGTAGGGGTGAGAATCAGGCAGTCTAGACAGAAAAAACCGACCTAACCGGACCTGGGCTGGTCCTAGTCAATCTTGGTTCGAATTTTATAGGACCGAGTTCATTCGGTTCGGTCCACGGTCCAGGAGTTtttcggaccagaccggaccgaatgtaaataaaaaatatattttataatttatatatatataattaattatataattttcatctaacctaatcctatcactaactaatatataattatactatattatcattataaattaagtatagactatagttatacagtaatacttatactaatattattaatatatagctatactatattactaatagtctaatactttatattaatactattatatagttatactaatcatgattcataataactaatcactataagtctataagtctactgtctatatatattattaaattattaatatcactatgagTCTATGAGTCTATGAGACtatgatcatatattattatatagtattaatatcactataagttataactatatatacctAATAGGCTTATAAACTAATACAATGATTTACTAatcatattacaaatttattgttttcttttatcattgtatttttcaagatcaagttttttttagtatttttagctaaaaaatatacaaaatctgaAGTGGGTCGAAAATAATCGAaattgggcaaaaaaaaaaaaaaaaaaaaaaaaaaacatatttagatAGGCTGAATAGCCCATTTGGGGCATGTCCAGACCGAATGGACTGAccgtggaccggaccggatGACGGTCCGGTCGGTGGAAAATCCCTGGACCAAATAGGTCCAATCTGGTCCACAAAACAACCTAAGATCGGATCGGATCGGATCGAACCAGATAGATATCACCTCTAACTGTTGGTCTGAGATGTTGATAAATCTGGGCTCTGATACTAGTGTTGGGTGATCATAAGCCTCTCTCAATCCCAAAAGTTAGTTCAATGAGTTGGACTTTCCCTTACACTTATAAACTAATTGCCAGACCATTCTACAACCGATGTGGGATAACCCCAACACATACAAGAAACACTTGCTTAAttagttgtatttttgtttgtttggttgtATTTGAGAGTCTCAACCGCCATTTGTATCactaatgttttaaaaatgcaatatttacacacacacatatatgtatatacagttccaaaaaaagaaagcaatctCCCTAACGGAAGACATGGACAGCGGACACAATCAATCTTGGATAGAGCCACAAGCTAGCTCTCTGTCCATAATCAATGTAATTAAACTACTTTAGTAGCCCATGGGCCCTTACGAACTTGAGTCTACCCATGTTTCGTGAAACTCGGAGCTCTTGTATCAAATTAAGTAGTTTTGGATAGCATAAAGATAAGGCTGTTGGCATTAAAACGTACGTCCCATGGAAGTGGAGTATGGGTTATCTTTGATGGGTGGATAGCAATAGCGACCCTTGTCCCATGCAAAGTACAATGTGCAGTAAAAGCGGTTTTAACCGTCGAAGCTCCGCCTAGGAGACAAACCCAAACATTTTAGTCCAGCGTAGTAGCCAAGTCTGTCTGGTTCCCTAAAAGTCACGAACGCAAAAGGAGACAATACATTAGGCAACCTCTACATTTATGAACATTGGAGGCTTTATCATTGTAACCTTCATACAGCATCTCTCGAGTTACATGTGACTCTGTACTGGGCAACTAGAACTTAATTGCACTGTGTTTCATAGCGCAGCACAgcaatgcatgcatgacagaCAATACAGACCAAGAAACTTCCCCCCCATCCTCTTCTACAAATCTGATCTTCTCTTCTGCTATTTATTTCATGTGTACTGTTTAGTTGGAGATGGGCGGAATCTCTGAGGAGGCAGATGTTTTTAACTATTGGTCCCACACgaataactctctctctctctctctctctctctctctctctctctctctcccgtcgAAAGTTTCGTTTTTGCTAAGGTGATGCCTGTATTAGATAGACCAATTTTAGTTTCATGGTCAGAATCCATATCACCATGAATTTGTACGGACTTTTAATTTCCTTACGATGTCTGTTTTTCAATTGTTAATAATTCCATGATCTGCAAGGTACGTAAATATAAAGGGCGCGCCAGAGCGTTACAAGTCTTGTGCTCAAAATTGGGCTGGCTAGCTAGATATATAccacatatataataaactcTCACAATTAGCAGCTTTTTCTCAAGTATCGGCGATTTCATCGTATGGGTTGGACCATTAATATCCGTTTATTGTCATGTAATTAAAGGAAAAGTTCCTTAATTTCTtcaccaaatatatatgtttttaatattgtataatataggCTGTTTAATTGCgagattacaatttttttcccacaaactatcatctattatttattaatatgtaCGCTAAACTAGATCAAAAAGTTGGAATTTGCACCAAAAACCATCATCATTAATAGTTTTCCCATTTTACATTCTTCattcaaattttacaattaaccaatttttcatccattttaATGGCCACATCttaagggctggtttggattcagaaatagttttagataaaggagaaatttaaaaaaaatattgtcagaatattattattgttttgaaatttaaaaaagttaaattgtttattatattttgtatagaaatttaggaaattaataataatgagatgagttgagatgaaatgaaacactttctgaatccaaatggATCCTAAATGAATTTGTAAACTGAAAAATATAGACATTTTGTGTGGAGTACTGAAATGAGAATGAGATCAAATCATGTTGCACTTATCATGGTTAGGAAGTCATGTAACTACCCCATATATAAATGTGAGTTCTTCCATCTATCCTTGCTCGGCTgctatttgttaattaatattataagacCGAAAaaactatgtatatatataagaaatgattAAGTCATTATCCTGGCAAATTGGCCAGACCTTAAAAGTCTTGTTTTGTGATGACAAGGGTTGAATTTTgaaatactaaataataaaaatggagaACATAGATGATAGAACTGTTAGTATTCTCTGTATCTAAATCGTCTGCAATATTACCTGCTTCATAATACTAAATGCACGATCTAATTAGGCCTAGATTAGGTGGTAACTGGTAAGGAACTAGCTGGGTTTGTGATTCTTGAGATATAAATATGCATCGAACCACGCCACAATGAGCCTCAAAGGAGCAGAAATTAagtaaaaccataaaaaataatcatccaGATCAAAACAATATGTGAAGGATTTTCTGGTTAGTTTAATTGCTCACCTAactataaaaacagaaaaaaaaaaaattgtgcacCAAACTCTTGGACTTGGATGATGTTGACCAAAACCGATAACCACGTTACCCCCGCCATGGATTAGAGGAAAAAACAGGTCCAGTACTCACCTAAAATGACACTACAGGGAGACCTGCACACGACCTTCGATCGATCACTTTTGTTTCAAGTCAAACCAGAATTtctgcaaataatttttatattagcaAGCTGATTGAATCTTTAGGATTAACAATCTCGAGGGTTAGAATTGCAGCAGATGGGTCTCTGGATTGAGGGAACCTAAGTCAGAGTCAGTATTCAGCCACATCCTTAAAGAAaacaagcaaaaagaaaaggagaaatagCAGCATTTTGGTGGTTAATGGATGGATGGCATTGATTAATCCTGCCTAAGATGCAATTAATAAGCCATGTGGGTGCTCCTTGTCACCACCCATGAGTAGCACCACAATGTAGAAATTTGCATATTCATTCTTGGTATAAAAAGCGATGCAATATTACACACAGTGGTCCAAAATCCCTATGTACTGTTACTATCATCTTCCAGGTACAGGAAAAGAAATCTCCAAATTTTGGGTGCACATATCTTTGACAAGGAAATCTCATTAGGGAGGGGACCATCAAACGGCTCACATGATTAGTAATTTTCATGGGCTCTATTAAATGTTGCAAGACCTTGACATTTCAGAAGAAATTTGCACGATGAGAGGATTTTCTTTCTGAGGAATTTGAGTATGTGCTTCATCCCCTAATATTGTCATTCTTCATCTGTTCATCTCAAACAGATGAGTAGTTTGACTTGTAATCTGAatttttttctgtatttattAATCACAGCTGTAACTTCAGTGTAATCTGGATtgaatgaaataaaatctatttccaataaaaaaaaaaaaatcccaataaGTAAATAAAAGGATTAAGtatcagaaaaaaagaaagtaccttccatgttaaaaaaaaagtacttataACCATTGCATTCCAGCGCTGTTTTATTCTCCAATAAAACTATCATTTTgctttcaatattattattcccTTGCCAGAAGTTAACACAAGCACAGTAGAACCAAAACAGAAACGCAAACTTCAACCCTACAATTCAAAGTTCTGTTTTGTCTTTCGTTTGGTCCCTAGGAAaaacaaatgcaaaacaaaaattctcCCCTTTCTTTCCACATCAGTTTCAGCCAAAGAAATGGGCCATGCAGAGATAATGAAACAGTGATTTTGCCCATGACAGATCAACGTCTTTTTCACCCATCTCtcctcttttcttcttattttattcattttatctttctTACTAGAAGCAGGTACTCTTACTCTCAACTGGATCAGTGATTTAGCTGTAGAATCAGGCTCATCAGCATTGTTGAATCCGAGAAATCTGGACAGTGAGATTGTCATAGTGATCAATGATCTTTCTCCTCTTCATGTCCCTCTCTGCTCTAATTGTATTGGTAGTGATATTGCCATTAGTCTTTCCACTTAATTCGGAGCTTGAAAAGTGCTGATCCAAAACATTAACTGGTGTCCCTGAGCTCGATACCATATCGAACACTGACTCGTACTCATCTATCACTATTTCTTGCATTGCATTGTAGCATTGCAACAAGTTTTCCTGCAACAGATATTATACCAAAATCATCAATAACATATTAAAAAGTCTTGGCAAAGAGCATCACATGAACAACTTTATAGACCATTTCATTTTGCCAGACTACTTTCTTGGAGAATTTTTTAAAGCGGAAAATACTTTCAAAATGCTGACCAAAAATTACCAGGAtaacaagaaaatttgaaaaagaaaaaagctagaatatttactttatttacATATGAACAACAGAATATTGCTTTTCTAAAGCAGGGATATTGCAAGGGTAGCAATTCATGAGCAGCAGAAAGAAGCGCTGATGCAGCAATTATTGAAGGCCTGAACTCCAAAAGCTTAATCTCTGAAAACGAAATAAAGATTTGTTATGAATCAGAGGAAAAGAACCCAATGGCATGTTGACTTTTCTGCgaattttgttttgctttggtTATTACCATTTTGAGCTTTGAATATGATTTCAGTGGCTCGAGCTTTGAGAGAGTGCCTCAATGGTGGGTCTCTAAGTTTGAAAAAGGATATGaaataagaaatgaaagaaaagggagTGATTGAGCGCATTCGCCATTTTAGAGCACCCAATATGAGGGCTTCCATTCTCTCTATTGTTTGTGAGTCAAAAATAAAGCCTCCATCACCCTATTCCAACAGCAGCAAATGGAGTTAGGTTAGCTTttctgaataataataataaatatggtaTTTCAATTATTTGGTTTACATGATGACATTGGTATGTAGATTTTTACCTGAAAATCAACGAGAGAACACTCTGTTTCCTTCATCTTGGCAGCTAGAGAAACGCAGGAGATTGCAAGAAGCCTTAGGACCCAAGGCTTTGGTTGCTGTTATACCAAGATTCTTAGATCTCACAGCGATTGAAGTCTTTAAATAACCCAAGTAATGTACCATTAATTATGTTGGCATTCCAGGGAAAGAAccttttcattttaataaaataatccaaaaaatattaacaattttttttttttttttgagctttTAAAAGCAGAACATATATGTACTTTCAAAACCCAAAATCTTGAAGAAAACTGAACATCTACATATTTTACAATGTTCAAGAAAGATGATGAACTATGCAAGTCGCCGGGTGGTAGGTGTTTTTACCAGCATCCCTTGGCTAGACAGGAACCGATCAAGATAATTGACGGCAAGGTACGATAAGAACGGATCGAAGGTGCAAGAGAActgaaaaccaaagaaaaaaaaaaaaaaaaaaaaaaaacacagatcaTTACacacaaataacaaattaatggctTCTGGTCGTTTAAAGAACAAGGGAAAGTATATATTTCAAGCAAGAGTTCAAACACTGTTTTCCTCTCCTTGTTGATCTTTTCTtcccagaaaaagaaaatgtaattaTAGATAGCGAGCAAACTCAAACAACAGCGTGAGTAGTACCTTTGAAATTTCAGAGATAGCTTCTCGCCGAACAGAGATATCAAAACCTTTGGTTTGGAGACTCTGCAAGTAGTTTTCTAATGGCATGTGATCAGATTCAATGTGGAAGAGAGAAGTGATTGTGTCGGAGCGGGATTCATGCAAATTAGTCAATGGGTTTTCAAGATCGAACTCCATAGTGAGTCtaagagggttttttttttcagagctGAGATTGAGGATAGAGCGAGCAAGACattgttaaaagaaaagaaaagaaaaaagtgataaaGAAAAGCTGAGAAAGTTGTGTTATATTAAAAGAAGCTGCGTGGAGACTTGAACTTCACTACTTTGCTTGCAGCTCTCTATCTTATAGTGTTTTCTTTTCTGCAACGAcatcttctctctcttattgGGAAGGAAAATGAGGAGGTGAGAGTGGGGGGTACTGATCTGATGACTAGAGCCATACTAGGAGCTCAAGTTACGTCCTAAGAGGATTGGACAGAAAGTAAAAAAGTCAGGCTTAATTTTTAACTGTCTTTGACTTCCTTTTACCGCCAACAGTAGAATTTTTCAACCTTTATTtctgatgaaataatttttcaacCTTTATTTCTGATGAAATAATTGGAGatgttcttcttcaacttctctagttgtttgtctgtttttttttttctttttttttttatttactttttcaacCTCAGCAATTGGCATTGTATTTCTCttagaaaactttttttttttaatagagttacaagtgtaaatatttttttaaaaaaatacacatatttactaataattactttcttaatcattaaaaaagtaaaaataaatacataatcgTCAAATTGGGAGTACCATTTTGGATCACCATTTTCAATCCccttatcattttcctaaagaAAATGGTGCTCTAAGAAGTCGTAACGAAGTCAGTTAACTATAAGAAGTCATTAGATATAAGGGTAGTATCCTCTCACATTTGGTTATACAAGTGAAATGAAGtaaaatgaattaaaagttaaaaattaaataaaatattattaaaatatatttttttaatattatttttattttaaaatttaaaaatattgaattatttattatattttatataaaaattaaattataataattatataaaataagatgagacgaGGACGTTTGAATAACCAAACCAAGTCACTGTGGAAGCGATTCACCAATCTCTCGTGATGTAGCATTCTCGATCGAGAGTCTCCTCTGAGAATAATATTGTCAATTTCAAAGGCATGTGCTTCTATGAGGCAAGAAGGGTAGTTTCACTTCTCTAATTAAGCCTTATGTCTACCAACAATAGCTACGCACCATGGAAATGGAATATCCACCCTTCGATCCACCACGCATACTATAATTTTGGCTCCACTGtacctttttattcttttaattaaatgCATTGTATTTGTTGTGACAAGAcattttttaaagctttttaAGCTTAGTTTGACAACGCAACAtatctaaagtattttttatatgagaaatgatatttataattataaagtatacaaatatcacatattttttttaaaaaaaaatataaaatttatataaataaattaatttttaaaaaaagattttacttttttacaaaagggATGTACAATACTTACACAAACCATGCATGtttctaacattactcatttttagatattttaaaaatatttcattctcaaatatcattcaaacacaatgctttttaatttttaatttttaatttttttatctaatcattataactttttcaaactcctaaataaaacataaaataatattattttttcaatttttttgaaaaaaatattaaaaaattatgttcacttgataatattttatttaattttttctatctcttttcttaaaatctaataaaatatcttaactcaaatcatttcattattatttacagatattttaaaatattttaagcatCAAAATCAGACTAACCTCTCGTTTCGTATccctttttaattaataaaatgttactcataaagataaaataaaattgttttaagAGGACATCAAAATGGTGTTTGAAACCTATTTGTGAATATTATTTGAATGATCATATACAAACTCATGATATCCGTACATAAGGTAATAGAGTACTGCTATACAAAATACcactatcttatttttattttattatgtaaaatgtaatatatttatcactattagatgataaaattttttaataaattataatttaataataataaatatactatattatatataatgagataaaaattagataataatatgatatataaaatttttaagcTAATTGGCAACCTTCTGCCAAGACTGAACAATTTAGTGGTATTAATAGACTATCTATCATCCTCCCCTAGTCCAATGAGCTTTAGAAATACAAGGACAACGACAAGTTTGAATTGTCTCAACTTCACACAAAACCATGCAACTACTTCAAGGGAAAGTCTTTATTATCCCAGTCTGCCATTCTCCGGAATTAATCGTTTAGATACCTAAATCATACCAccttattttactttattattataatttttaaaaatttttatataaaatataataaataattcaatattttaaaattttaaaataataataatattaaaaaataatattttattcaattcatataAAACCATCGCATCTTATCTTATGTCATCTCGTTATTCTAACTGACCACTCCAAAATATTACCAACTAGTTGTTTTCATGCGCCCCTTGTATTGGTTGGGGGCCTCTCCCCTTACAAGCAGAAGTGACTATCAATAGGACAGGACAATGCACTTTTATACATACAAAATTAAGGTTgcattatatatgtgtgtgtttctGGGAGCAGGTAGCGTTTTTCATATTTCTGgggtttgattaattaaaatGGAAGTCAATGAGAAAAATGCCAAGGCTCAGCAATCAAGGGGGTGAGGgtgaaagataaataaattatatatatatatatacagagagagagagagagagagagagcttaagGTCTAGCTGTATCTTGTCTCTTCTCAAGAGTGAAATTCGGAGGATAAGGTTTAATATGCGTGCATGGTAAATTGGTAATAATATAAGATTGAACTATAGGAGAACTTAGAACTATAAGTCAATTAGAGACGGGGATAAGTAAGGCTGATTGATTGTTAGGACAATGTTGCTAAGCTCACTTAAGGAATCGAAATACTCTTTGAGTTTGCAGAAGCATACCAGTCGGTTCTTCAGTTTAGACCGAGCCTAAACCGTAGACCAAACCAACTGACGTCAGTTTTGTTAAATTGCTACCGTCGTTCAACCGGTTCTCTACCGGTTCCTAAATCCAGTGATCGGTCTATGTCGGCGACGACCTGTCCGGCTGGTTTATGTACACTCCTAGCTCAAGGCACGCATGCATCGAGTTCAACACTAGACATACATTACATACCTAACTCAACTTAAGGCTTCtaattaatgattaattattaGATAGTTTGGAAATACGAACACACGGTACACCTATCCTATTATAAGATGTCATATGATAATAACTTGCTACCATCCGAGAAAGAATGTAATAAGAAAATCATCATCATATTTCTTATGATTTTTTGTTGGCCTAAAAATACTATATTGTCGTGCATGCAAGAAGCAAATAGGGACGGAGGCTAAGTAAGTGCAACTCTACTTTCCACAGGATAGTAGTCTGGCTCCAGACAGTTTTTCGATCAGTTTTTTTTATCCTGGCTTGGGATATTATTCAAGAGGATTTATTAGCATTGGCATAAGAGTTTTTCAAAGGTACGCCTTTGTCTTCATTCTTTGGGTCAACTAATATTGTTTTGATCCCAAAAGTAGAAGTATCTGTGTCTTTTGCACAATTTCGTCCTATTAGTTTATGCTCAGTcgtgtataaaattttatcgAAAGTGCTGGTGAATCGTTTGGCCCCGATTTTAGTGGGGATTATCTCGCCTGAGCAAGTTGCTTTTGTTCGTGGAGGaagcattttttataatatgtcaCTTGCACAAGAAATGGTTCATAGTTTGAATCGAAAAGCTAGATGGGGTCGAGTGATGATTAAAATTGAAATGGCTAAAGCAAATGACTGAATGAGTTGGAGATTTTTTATGGAAGTTTTGAAAAGGTTGGGTTTTTTTGAGAAATTCAGGttcattatttataattatatatcttttccttttttttttccccataatGTTG harbors:
- the LOC121250907 gene encoding putative cyclin-D6-1; amino-acid sequence: MEFDLENPLTNLHESRSDTITSLFHIESDHMPLENYLQSLQTKGFDISVRREAISEISKFSCTFDPFLSYLAVNYLDRFLSSQGMLQPKPWVLRLLAISCVSLAAKMKETECSLVDFQGDGGFIFDSQTIERMEALILGALKWRMRSITPFSFISYFISFFKLRDPPLRHSLKARATEIIFKAQNEIKLLEFRPSIIAASALLSAAHELLPLQYPCFRKAIFCCSYVNKENLLQCYNAMQEIVIDEYESVFDMVSSSGTPVNVLDQHFSSSELSGKTNGNITTNTIRAERDMKRRKIIDHYDNLTVQISRIQQC